One window from the genome of Corynebacterium sp. SCR221107 encodes:
- a CDS encoding ATP-binding protein, which produces MSSIDDEIVRAKMRKLRVSTFADIFYEVVNDEAYADALPEDIFLAAVEEAYTQRQQRNIAKAITQAKFRYPDASLAEVTRAEQRGINMRQLKRIAATNWRENPTNIHILAPTGTGKTYIACAIGIAACKAGYSVAYYRLDQLVDMLAVFSPTDQNYLDKMRKLINVDVLIIDDFMTMSINQRGQEDLTKIIFDRDGRLPTLISSQSAAAYWVETLPDRVGADSLVSRLNNGHRIRIGDFDMRKATAPIEPDE; this is translated from the coding sequence ATGAGCAGCATCGATGACGAGATTGTGCGGGCGAAAATGCGCAAGCTTCGCGTATCAACCTTCGCTGACATCTTCTACGAGGTTGTCAACGACGAGGCCTATGCGGATGCGCTACCAGAAGATATCTTCCTCGCCGCAGTCGAAGAAGCCTACACACAACGCCAACAGCGCAACATTGCCAAGGCTATCACCCAGGCTAAATTCCGATACCCGGATGCGAGCCTTGCTGAAGTCACCCGGGCAGAACAACGCGGCATCAACATGCGCCAGCTGAAACGGATCGCAGCGACCAACTGGCGGGAAAACCCGACCAACATTCACATCCTCGCACCGACGGGAACAGGCAAGACATACATTGCCTGCGCCATCGGCATCGCCGCATGCAAGGCTGGATATTCCGTGGCGTATTACCGGCTGGATCAACTTGTAGATATGCTCGCGGTCTTCTCACCGACTGACCAAAACTACCTCGATAAGATGCGGAAACTGATCAACGTCGATGTCCTTATCATCGACGATTTTATGACCATGAGCATCAACCAGCGCGGGCAAGAAGACCTAACCAAGATCATATTCGACCGCGACGGTCGGCTCCCGACACTTATCTCCTCCCAATCGGCCGCCGCCTACTGGGTTGAAACACTGCCAGACAGAGTCGGAGCCGATTCACTCGTTAGCCGCCTCAACAACGGCCACCGAATCCGTATCGGAGACTTCGACATGCGCAAGGCCACCGCCCCAATAGAACCGGACGAATAA
- a CDS encoding S-4TM family putative pore-forming effector, giving the protein MKATGNYTPPATGATLLKRQDELDALRLLIAQKRLYSRAKRWVAFRWFGMLIIGLAAPIVAVIWPQSSVVMGSIAGAWLFLGRTLLMHLQTENTQQAAAVQEQFDLYVYDMPAGVPRPKLPPLEDISLVAGPDSEFVAVAKREKMLGWYVLNEDDPGEVAVAIAQRSNAAYSYRLLRITGVIWSAVAALWVVVLIIICIVAGLSLAIFLLGVVLPLLPAFLDVTDYIVGIVRSASDRKALYREIESKIENKDEGITGENLRIWQEALFELRRDTPAVPDFIYKLQRPKSEAAMSAAAAQLSKRARQENE; this is encoded by the coding sequence ATGAAAGCTACCGGCAATTACACCCCACCCGCAACTGGAGCAACCCTCCTGAAGCGTCAGGACGAACTCGATGCATTGCGCCTTCTGATCGCCCAGAAACGCCTGTACTCACGCGCAAAGCGGTGGGTCGCGTTTCGTTGGTTCGGGATGCTCATTATCGGCCTCGCCGCGCCCATAGTTGCGGTGATCTGGCCCCAGAGCAGTGTCGTGATGGGGAGTATCGCGGGAGCCTGGCTCTTCCTCGGACGCACTCTGCTGATGCACCTTCAGACGGAGAACACACAGCAAGCCGCTGCCGTGCAGGAGCAGTTCGATCTCTACGTCTACGACATGCCCGCGGGCGTTCCTCGTCCAAAGCTGCCTCCCCTCGAGGACATTTCTCTGGTAGCTGGGCCTGACAGTGAGTTTGTCGCCGTGGCCAAGCGGGAGAAGATGCTCGGCTGGTACGTCTTGAACGAAGATGATCCGGGTGAAGTGGCGGTTGCGATCGCGCAACGCTCGAACGCTGCCTACAGCTACCGCCTCCTGAGGATCACGGGGGTCATCTGGTCGGCGGTTGCTGCGCTTTGGGTAGTGGTGCTCATCATAATTTGTATCGTTGCCGGTCTGTCGCTCGCGATATTTCTGCTCGGGGTCGTTCTCCCACTGCTTCCCGCCTTCCTCGATGTGACCGATTACATTGTTGGTATCGTGCGCTCAGCCAGCGATCGTAAGGCGCTTTACCGAGAAATCGAAAGCAAGATCGAAAACAAGGACGAGGGGATCACCGGCGAGAACTTGCGTATCTGGCAGGAAGCGCTGTTCGAGCTTCGTCGTGATACGCCCGCAGTCCCAGATTTCATTTACAAACTCCAGCGTCCGAAGAGCGAGGCAGCGATGTCAGCCGCCGCCGCGCAGTTGAGTAAGCGGGCTCGTCAGGAGAACGAATGA
- a CDS encoding SMODS domain-containing nucleotidyltransferase codes for MSETARSWLNDLTRLYTPTSTQFNAAKSHRASIEARLDDTIGIYRMFEIGSLRHGTGIWQYSDADYLVSLKGDKPTSPWTTLAKVKKELQERFQRTSIVIRQPAVVCYFSDGVVEVVPGYISDSGYWIPNPAGGWMKSHPEEHNEYVNTINRKHNGGAKKLARQLKIWKYLRNVPISSCYLEMRAAHYLEDETTYLSFWDLYGALDKMHDANLAAMNDPTGLGSRFGACSSEANRTKALSKLGTAVARAYKAREFELDGKHAQAIEQLKLLFNR; via the coding sequence ATGAGTGAGACTGCCCGATCCTGGCTGAACGACCTCACGCGTCTCTACACACCCACCTCCACGCAGTTCAATGCAGCTAAGAGCCACCGTGCCTCGATCGAGGCACGCTTGGATGACACCATCGGCATCTACCGTATGTTCGAGATCGGTTCGTTGCGGCACGGCACGGGTATCTGGCAGTACAGCGACGCCGACTATCTTGTATCCCTCAAGGGGGACAAACCCACATCACCGTGGACAACGCTGGCTAAGGTAAAAAAAGAACTCCAAGAGCGTTTTCAGAGGACCAGCATCGTCATCCGCCAACCTGCCGTCGTCTGCTACTTCTCCGATGGAGTAGTTGAGGTTGTGCCCGGATATATCAGCGACAGCGGTTATTGGATCCCGAACCCCGCCGGTGGTTGGATGAAGAGCCATCCAGAAGAGCACAACGAATACGTCAACACGATCAACAGAAAACACAACGGTGGAGCGAAGAAGCTCGCTCGTCAGCTGAAGATCTGGAAGTACCTTCGCAACGTCCCGATCTCTTCCTGCTACCTCGAGATGCGGGCCGCCCACTATCTCGAGGATGAAACAACGTACTTGTCATTCTGGGATCTCTATGGTGCCCTCGACAAGATGCATGACGCGAACCTGGCGGCGATGAACGACCCGACCGGTCTGGGTTCGCGATTCGGGGCATGCTCGTCGGAGGCAAATCGAACAAAGGCGCTCTCCAAGCTTGGCACAGCCGTTGCCCGCGCCTATAAGGCCCGCGAGTTTGAGCTCGACGGAAAGCATGCCCAGGCAATAGAGCAGTTGAAGCTGCTCTTCAACAGGTAA
- the merA gene encoding mercury(II) reductase codes for MPTKYDLAIIGSGGGAFAAAIRASTLGKSVVMIERGTLGGTCVNTGCVPSKALIAAAGARHVAVDAATRFPGIATTADPVDMPALIAGKQALVESLRGEKYADVADSYGWQVLRGDASFVGTPDAPVLDVAGADRSVETIEAHHYLVATGSRPWAPPIDGLEETGYLTSTTAMELTEVPESLLVLGGGYVALEQAQLFARLGSQVTLLVRSRLASKEEPEVSKALQEVFADEGIRVVSRAVPTRVSRGTGGEAVVTAAVSGGSQEFRADQVLVALGRRPVTDGLNLDAVGVKTGDSGEVVVSDRLQSSNPRIWAAGDVTGHPEFVYVAAHHGTLVAENAFADADRSVDYARLPRVTFTGPAIGAVGMTEKDVLAAGIRCDCRVLPLHHVPRALVNRDTRGFIKIVVNAETNEILGLTAVAKDAGELAAAGVHVLGRTVAEVADAWAPYLTMAEGIRIAAKAFTTDPSLLSCCA; via the coding sequence ATGCCTACGAAGTACGATCTCGCCATCATCGGATCGGGAGGCGGCGCGTTCGCCGCTGCGATCCGCGCCAGCACGCTCGGAAAGTCGGTGGTGATGATCGAGCGCGGGACGCTCGGCGGCACCTGCGTGAACACGGGCTGCGTCCCGTCGAAGGCGCTCATCGCCGCGGCCGGCGCGCGGCACGTCGCCGTCGACGCCGCAACCCGGTTCCCCGGGATCGCGACGACGGCGGATCCCGTCGACATGCCCGCGCTGATCGCTGGGAAGCAAGCGTTGGTGGAGTCGCTGCGCGGCGAGAAGTACGCCGACGTCGCCGACTCCTACGGCTGGCAGGTCCTCCGCGGCGACGCCTCGTTCGTGGGCACCCCTGATGCGCCGGTTCTCGATGTTGCCGGAGCCGACAGAAGCGTCGAGACCATCGAGGCCCACCACTACCTGGTCGCGACTGGTTCTCGCCCGTGGGCACCGCCGATCGACGGCCTGGAGGAGACCGGATACCTGACCTCGACCACGGCGATGGAGCTGACGGAGGTCCCCGAGTCGCTGCTGGTGCTCGGCGGCGGCTACGTCGCCCTGGAGCAGGCGCAGCTGTTCGCCCGCCTCGGCTCGCAGGTCACGCTGCTCGTGCGGTCCCGGCTCGCCTCGAAGGAGGAGCCGGAGGTGTCGAAGGCGCTCCAGGAGGTGTTCGCCGACGAGGGCATCCGCGTCGTCAGCCGCGCAGTGCCCACCCGGGTCTCCCGCGGCACGGGAGGCGAGGCCGTCGTGACCGCCGCCGTGTCCGGCGGCTCGCAGGAGTTCCGCGCCGACCAGGTCCTGGTCGCCCTCGGACGCCGTCCCGTCACCGATGGCCTGAACCTCGATGCGGTCGGGGTGAAGACCGGAGACTCCGGCGAGGTGGTCGTCTCCGACCGGCTGCAGTCCTCGAACCCGCGGATCTGGGCCGCGGGCGACGTGACCGGGCACCCCGAGTTCGTCTACGTCGCCGCCCACCACGGCACCCTCGTCGCCGAGAACGCGTTCGCCGACGCCGACCGGTCCGTCGACTACGCCCGCCTGCCGCGGGTGACGTTCACCGGGCCCGCGATCGGCGCGGTCGGGATGACCGAGAAGGACGTCCTCGCCGCGGGGATCCGCTGCGACTGCCGCGTCCTGCCCCTGCACCACGTGCCCCGCGCCTTGGTGAACCGCGACACCCGCGGGTTCATCAAGATCGTCGTGAACGCCGAGACGAACGAGATCCTCGGCCTGACCGCCGTCGCCAAGGACGCCGGGGAGCTCGCCGCCGCAGGCGTCCACGTGCTCGGCAGGACCGTCGCCGAGGTCGCCGACGCCTGGGCCCCCTACCTGACCATGGCCGAGGGCATCCGGATCGCCGCGAAGGCCTTCACCACCGACCCGTCGCTGCTGTCGTGCTGCGCATGA
- a CDS encoding heavy metal-responsive transcriptional regulator, with amino-acid sequence MRIGELAERAGTTAKTLRFYEEQGLLPPTERTPSGYRDYAPETVARIDFVHRGQAAGLTLARIRQILDIRDGGHVPCEHVRDLLDVRLAEIEQQIAQLSVLRDTIADLRQDAAHPDPETCSTDQVCRYL; translated from the coding sequence ATGCGGATCGGAGAACTCGCCGAGAGGGCGGGCACTACCGCGAAGACCCTTCGCTTCTACGAGGAACAGGGCCTTCTGCCCCCGACCGAGCGCACGCCGTCCGGATACCGCGACTACGCGCCCGAGACGGTCGCTCGGATCGACTTCGTCCACCGCGGCCAGGCCGCGGGCCTCACCCTCGCCCGGATCCGCCAGATCCTCGACATCCGCGACGGCGGCCATGTGCCCTGCGAGCACGTGCGCGACCTGCTTGACGTGCGCCTCGCTGAGATCGAGCAGCAGATCGCGCAGCTCTCCGTGCTGCGCGACACTATCGCGGACCTCAGACAGGACGCCGCGCACCCGGACCCTGAAACGTGCAGCACCGATCAAGTGTGTAGGTACTTGTAA
- a CDS encoding helix-turn-helix transcriptional regulator yields the protein MNLHSDAREFLKSRRDRVTPQAAGLPSYGRNRRVPGLRREEVALLAGVSVDYYTRLERGNLSGVSEEVLAAVAGALQLDEAERSHLFDLAKATNSQSLRRRNTREATRAQEKVRPEVQRILDAMADTPAFILTGRGDMLTTNQLGRALFAPLYDSPVSPGTSGQAETVNIARFTFLDPVAREFFPHWEHNAADLAASLRSTAGRRPHDTVFSNLIGELATRSQDFAQLWADHNVRLHRVGRKTLHHPIVGDLELDFETLILPADPDQSLIVYSAAPGSDAAQNLRLLASWTVAGTDKPGTDRAFHPADDVLNLEE from the coding sequence ATGAATCTGCACAGCGATGCCCGGGAGTTTCTCAAGTCCCGCCGGGACCGCGTCACCCCGCAGGCCGCCGGCCTCCCGTCCTACGGTAGGAACCGTCGCGTACCCGGTCTGCGGCGTGAGGAAGTCGCCCTGCTGGCCGGTGTCAGCGTGGACTATTACACCCGCCTGGAGCGGGGAAACCTCTCCGGGGTCTCCGAGGAGGTACTCGCGGCGGTGGCGGGCGCCCTCCAGCTCGACGAGGCGGAACGCTCCCACCTGTTCGACCTGGCCAAGGCCACCAACTCCCAGAGCCTGCGGCGCAGGAACACCCGCGAGGCTACCCGCGCCCAGGAGAAGGTCCGCCCGGAGGTTCAGCGGATCCTCGATGCGATGGCCGATACGCCGGCGTTCATCCTGACCGGCCGCGGGGACATGCTGACCACCAACCAGCTGGGCAGAGCCCTGTTTGCACCCCTGTACGACAGCCCCGTCTCCCCGGGCACGAGCGGGCAGGCGGAGACGGTAAACATCGCCCGCTTCACTTTCCTCGATCCGGTGGCCCGCGAGTTTTTTCCCCACTGGGAGCACAACGCCGCCGACCTGGCCGCCAGCCTGCGCAGCACGGCCGGGCGCCGCCCTCACGACACGGTCTTCAGCAATCTCATCGGGGAACTGGCCACCCGCAGCCAGGACTTCGCCCAGCTGTGGGCCGACCATAATGTGCGGCTGCACCGGGTGGGGCGGAAAACCCTGCACCACCCGATCGTCGGGGACCTGGAGCTCGACTTTGAGACTCTCATCCTGCCGGCGGACCCAGACCAATCCCTGATCGTCTACTCCGCCGCTCCCGGATCCGATGCCGCGCAGAACCTGCGCCTGCTCGCCAGCTGGACGGTCGCTGGTACTGATAAACCAGGCACTGACAGGGCCTTCCACCCGGCGGACGATGTCCTTAACCTGGAGGAATGA
- a CDS encoding aldo/keto reductase, with translation MTPQSAPSHPVPTIELNNGVSMPALGFGVFQTPPADTVTAVTTALGTGYRHIDTAAAYGNEREVGQAIATSGLSRQEVFIETKVWITDYGYDKTLHAFDKSAGKLGVDTIDLLILHQALPEDFEATIEAYRALERLQADGRVRAIGVSNFMVPHLDRLMDRATVAPAVNQLEIHPYFQQREVLARNAELGIISQAWSPIGGITFYRDSGHGSTLEDPTIGEIAADHAKTPAQVMLRWHLQQGRQVIPKSVTPSRIRENFAVFDFELSSDELASIDALDTGVRGGPEPEQVTLASFGIEIPEA, from the coding sequence ATGACACCTCAGTCAGCACCCTCCCACCCTGTCCCCACCATCGAACTCAACAACGGCGTGTCCATGCCGGCCTTAGGTTTCGGGGTGTTCCAAACCCCTCCCGCGGACACGGTGACGGCCGTGACCACGGCCTTGGGCACCGGTTATCGGCATATCGACACCGCCGCGGCCTATGGCAACGAACGCGAGGTCGGCCAAGCCATCGCCACTTCCGGGTTGTCCCGTCAGGAGGTGTTCATCGAGACCAAGGTCTGGATCACCGACTACGGCTACGATAAGACCCTGCACGCCTTCGATAAGTCCGCCGGCAAACTCGGCGTAGACACCATCGACCTGTTGATCCTCCACCAGGCGCTGCCGGAGGACTTTGAGGCCACGATCGAGGCCTACCGGGCGTTGGAGAGACTGCAGGCCGACGGGCGGGTCCGGGCGATTGGGGTTAGCAATTTCATGGTCCCCCACCTCGACCGTCTCATGGACCGGGCCACGGTTGCCCCGGCGGTCAATCAGCTGGAGATCCACCCCTACTTCCAGCAGCGCGAGGTGCTCGCCCGCAACGCTGAGCTGGGAATTATCAGCCAGGCGTGGTCACCGATCGGGGGCATCACCTTCTACCGGGACAGCGGACATGGCAGCACCCTGGAGGATCCCACCATTGGTGAGATCGCGGCCGATCATGCCAAGACCCCGGCGCAGGTGATGCTGCGCTGGCACCTGCAGCAGGGTCGTCAGGTCATCCCGAAGTCGGTTACGCCCTCGCGTATCAGGGAGAACTTCGCGGTCTTCGATTTCGAGCTCTCATCGGATGAACTGGCCAGCATCGACGCCTTGGACACCGGTGTCCGCGGGGGTCCCGAGCCGGAGCAAGTCACCCTGGCGTCCTTCGGAATCGAGATCCCGGAAGCCTAA
- a CDS encoding recombinase family protein, with protein sequence MAGQIVSYIRVSSAEQNVARQRETIGPVEREFVDELSARSRATRPGLEACVAYLRDGDVLKVASIDRLARSLVDLRGLIDEITGKGAAVEFLSEGLTFSPGVSDPRSTLLLGVLGSFAEFERTIIRERQAEGIALAKKAGKYKGRQRVLTREQADSIRERARAGARPTKLAKDYGVSRSTVYRALAREENS encoded by the coding sequence ATGGCCGGACAGATTGTTTCTTACATTCGAGTGTCGTCTGCCGAGCAGAATGTCGCCCGCCAGCGTGAGACCATCGGGCCAGTCGAGCGCGAGTTCGTCGACGAGCTTTCGGCGCGCAGCCGAGCAACGCGCCCTGGACTTGAAGCTTGCGTTGCTTATCTGCGTGACGGGGACGTACTCAAGGTGGCCTCGATTGACCGGCTAGCGCGCTCACTAGTTGATCTTCGTGGATTGATCGACGAGATCACCGGCAAAGGAGCAGCCGTCGAATTCTTGAGCGAGGGACTGACTTTTTCTCCAGGCGTCTCGGACCCCCGGTCTACCCTGCTGTTGGGAGTGCTTGGATCCTTCGCTGAATTCGAGCGGACTATAATCCGTGAGCGCCAGGCCGAGGGTATCGCCCTGGCAAAAAAGGCCGGGAAATACAAGGGCCGACAACGGGTACTCACCCGCGAACAGGCTGACTCAATTCGTGAGCGAGCAAGAGCCGGCGCCAGGCCGACCAAATTAGCAAAGGATTACGGCGTAAGCCGCAGTACCGTTTACCGTGCACTAGCGAGGGAGGAGAACTCATGA
- a CDS encoding type IIL restriction-modification enzyme MmeI, translated as MPELEEEIRHRIIEAGKKVLAARELHPERSLADQYNPFAMDPELIKAHDGLDREVDRAMGSPRKLTSDRQRQDILFANYARMTRRT; from the coding sequence GTGCCGGAACTAGAGGAGGAGATCCGGCACCGTATTATTGAGGCGGGGAAGAAAGTCTTGGCCGCGCGTGAGCTTCACCCTGAGCGTTCGCTTGCCGATCAGTACAACCCGTTTGCTATGGATCCGGAATTGATTAAGGCTCATGACGGACTTGACCGAGAAGTTGATAGAGCAATGGGATCGCCGCGAAAACTCACATCGGATCGGCAACGTCAGGATATTCTATTTGCCAACTATGCTCGTATGACTCGGAGAACATAA
- the fbaA gene encoding class II fructose-bisphosphate aldolase, which translates to MPIATPEVYNEMLDRAKEGGFAFPAINCTSSETINAALKGFAEAESDGIIQFSTGGAEFGSGLAVKNKVKGALALAAFAHEAAKNYGINVALHTDHCQKEVLDEYVRPLIAISQERVDRGELPLFQSHMWDGSAIPIDENLVIAQELLEKAHKANIILEVEIGVVGGEEDGVQAKAGANLYTSVEDFEKTIDAIGTGEKGRYLLAATFGNVHGVYKPGNVKLRPEVLLEGQKAARAKLGLDDSALPFDFVFHGGSGSEKEKIEEALTYGVIKMNVDTDTQYAFTNPVARHMFENYDGVFKIDGEVGNKKAYDPRSYMKKAEQGMSERVVEACQDLHSVGKTTSK; encoded by the coding sequence ATGCCTATCGCAACCCCTGAGGTCTACAACGAGATGCTCGATCGCGCCAAGGAGGGCGGCTTCGCCTTCCCGGCCATCAACTGCACCTCCTCTGAAACCATCAACGCAGCACTGAAGGGCTTTGCTGAGGCAGAGTCTGACGGCATCATCCAGTTCTCCACCGGTGGTGCCGAGTTCGGCTCCGGCCTGGCTGTGAAGAACAAGGTCAAGGGCGCTTTGGCACTGGCTGCCTTCGCTCACGAGGCCGCTAAGAACTATGGCATCAACGTTGCTTTGCACACTGACCACTGCCAGAAGGAAGTCCTCGACGAGTACGTCCGCCCGCTGATCGCCATCTCCCAGGAGCGCGTGGACCGCGGCGAGCTGCCGCTGTTCCAGTCCCACATGTGGGACGGCTCCGCCATCCCGATCGACGAGAACCTCGTCATCGCCCAGGAGCTGCTGGAGAAGGCCCACAAGGCCAACATCATCCTCGAGGTTGAGATCGGCGTCGTCGGCGGCGAAGAGGACGGCGTTCAGGCTAAGGCCGGCGCTAACCTTTACACCTCCGTGGAGGACTTCGAGAAGACCATCGACGCCATCGGTACCGGTGAGAAGGGCCGCTACCTGCTGGCCGCCACCTTCGGTAACGTCCACGGCGTGTACAAGCCGGGCAACGTCAAGCTGCGCCCGGAGGTCCTGCTCGAGGGCCAGAAGGCCGCCCGCGCCAAGCTGGGTCTGGATGACTCCGCACTGCCATTCGACTTCGTCTTCCACGGTGGCTCCGGCTCCGAGAAGGAGAAGATCGAGGAGGCTTTGACCTACGGCGTCATCAAGATGAACGTGGACACCGACACCCAGTATGCCTTCACCAACCCGGTTGCTCGCCACATGTTCGAAAATTACGACGGCGTGTTCAAGATCGACGGCGAGGTCGGCAACAAGAAGGCCTATGACCCACGCTCCTACATGAAGAAGGCTGAGCAGGGCATGTCTGAGCGCGTTGTTGAGGCGTGCCAGGACCTGCACTCCGTGGGCAAGACCACCTCGAAGTAA
- a CDS encoding glycoside hydrolase family 76 protein has protein sequence MWLHRADLAEAAINERHASHLWGLPRTNLAVVAWPPHSKEKLFYRWHYWWQAHYLDCLVDATVRRPTKARKQRVRETVNGIRVRQFGRLTRNLYYDDKTWLALALDRARAVTGRGRKKFLRGLEDNILAGVDSITGVLPWRIGETFFNVPTNGPVAIMAARTGRLDKARFLVDWIFDNLVNDEGLIMDGIRMSMHGPELVRQTYPYNQGVVIGACVEIALALREQERSEEAVTYLAHARALIHAVAKEMATPEGVIDVATGDGDGGLFKGILARYLADAAVRLPDDNPANKSAKKIAARLVMASAESVWNHRLEVDGLPVFATDWTEDARLPHNFGIGANGLSDIVRVVRIDERDLSVQLSGWMLLEAAARISMANDEGKRA, from the coding sequence ATGTGGCTCCATCGCGCCGATCTTGCCGAGGCAGCGATCAACGAGCGACATGCCTCCCACCTGTGGGGCCTTCCAAGGACAAATCTCGCGGTGGTGGCATGGCCGCCGCATTCCAAGGAAAAGCTGTTTTACCGCTGGCACTATTGGTGGCAGGCCCACTACCTCGATTGCCTTGTTGATGCCACCGTGCGCCGTCCCACCAAGGCCCGCAAGCAGCGCGTGCGCGAGACCGTGAACGGCATCCGCGTACGCCAATTCGGCCGCCTGACGCGCAACCTGTATTACGACGATAAGACGTGGCTCGCGCTGGCGCTGGATCGTGCCCGCGCGGTCACCGGGCGCGGACGGAAGAAATTCCTGCGCGGCCTGGAAGACAACATCCTCGCCGGCGTTGATTCCATCACGGGTGTGCTGCCGTGGCGGATCGGGGAGACCTTCTTCAACGTGCCCACCAACGGTCCCGTGGCCATCATGGCCGCGCGTACCGGGCGCTTGGATAAGGCCCGCTTCCTGGTGGATTGGATCTTTGACAACCTCGTCAACGATGAGGGGCTCATCATGGACGGCATCCGCATGTCCATGCACGGTCCGGAGCTGGTGCGCCAGACATACCCCTACAACCAGGGCGTGGTCATCGGCGCCTGCGTGGAGATCGCCTTGGCCCTGCGCGAGCAAGAACGCAGCGAGGAGGCCGTGACCTATCTGGCGCATGCGCGGGCGCTCATCCACGCCGTGGCCAAGGAGATGGCAACCCCGGAGGGCGTGATCGATGTCGCCACCGGCGACGGTGACGGTGGTCTGTTCAAGGGCATCCTTGCCCGTTACCTCGCCGACGCCGCAGTGAGGCTTCCCGACGATAACCCGGCCAACAAGTCGGCCAAAAAGATCGCCGCCCGGCTGGTGATGGCCTCGGCCGAGAGCGTGTGGAATCACCGGCTTGAGGTTGATGGCCTGCCGGTGTTTGCTACCGACTGGACCGAGGACGCCCGCCTGCCGCACAACTTTGGCATCGGCGCTAACGGCTTGTCTGACATCGTGCGTGTCGTGCGCATCGATGAGCGCGATCTGTCCGTGCAACTTTCCGGGTGGATGCTGCTGGAGGCGGCTGCGCGGATTTCGATGGCCAACGACGAGGGCAAGCGCGCCTGA
- a CDS encoding TrmH family RNA methyltransferase — MPDQVPDDDAACAPGPTEWGEGRHGVGPWEVEHPGAPLPVDERFDPVLLAEGDRRNVVDAYRYWRREAIIADIDTRRHELHIAIENFENDANIGTVVRTANAFAVDTVHIVGRRRWNRRGAMVTDRYQHLVHHPDTAALVEWARAQELTIVAIDNTPGCVPLETATLPKRCLLLFGQEGPGITDDAQASAVMTCSIAQFGSTRSINAGVAAGIAMHAWIRQHADLNKAW, encoded by the coding sequence TTGCCTGATCAGGTGCCGGACGACGATGCTGCCTGCGCCCCCGGCCCCACGGAGTGGGGTGAGGGGCGCCACGGCGTAGGCCCCTGGGAGGTTGAGCATCCGGGCGCGCCCCTGCCTGTCGACGAGCGTTTTGATCCGGTGCTGCTTGCGGAAGGCGATCGCCGAAACGTGGTCGATGCCTACCGCTACTGGCGTCGGGAAGCCATCATCGCCGACATCGATACCCGCCGGCACGAGCTGCACATCGCCATCGAGAACTTCGAAAACGATGCCAACATCGGCACCGTCGTGCGCACGGCCAACGCCTTTGCGGTGGACACCGTACACATCGTGGGTAGGCGGCGCTGGAACCGCAGGGGAGCGATGGTCACCGATCGCTACCAGCACCTTGTGCATCACCCGGATACCGCTGCCCTGGTGGAGTGGGCGCGCGCCCAGGAACTGACGATCGTTGCGATCGATAACACCCCAGGCTGCGTGCCGCTGGAGACCGCGACGCTGCCGAAGCGCTGCCTGTTGCTGTTTGGTCAAGAAGGCCCGGGCATTACCGACGACGCCCAGGCCAGCGCGGTGATGACCTGTTCCATTGCCCAGTTCGGCTCGACTCGCTCCATCAACGCCGGCGTGGCCGCGGGCATCGCCATGCACGCCTGGATCCGGCAACACGCCGACCTGAATAAGGCCTGGTAG
- the pyrE gene encoding orotate phosphoribosyltransferase: MGVSIDQAKKAELAELVKELAVVHGKVTLSSGKEADYYVDLRRATLHHRASRLIGQLLRELTADLDFVAVGGLTLGADPVATAVMHADGRAIDAFVVRKEAKKHGMQRRIEGPDIVGKKVLVVEDTTTTGNSPLTAVAALREAGAQVVAVATVVDRATGAEKVIADAGLEYRFLLGLEDLGLA; the protein is encoded by the coding sequence GTGGGCGTTTCGATTGATCAGGCTAAAAAGGCAGAGCTTGCGGAGCTCGTCAAGGAACTGGCCGTGGTACACGGCAAGGTGACCTTGTCTTCGGGGAAGGAGGCCGACTACTACGTCGACCTACGCCGCGCCACCTTGCATCACCGGGCCTCCCGCCTCATTGGCCAGCTTCTGCGCGAGCTGACCGCGGATCTTGATTTTGTTGCCGTCGGTGGCCTTACCCTAGGCGCCGATCCGGTTGCCACCGCCGTCATGCATGCCGACGGTCGCGCCATCGACGCCTTCGTCGTGCGCAAGGAGGCCAAGAAGCACGGTATGCAGCGCCGCATCGAGGGGCCGGATATCGTGGGCAAGAAGGTTCTCGTCGTTGAGGACACCACCACTACCGGAAACTCCCCGCTGACCGCCGTGGCCGCACTTCGCGAGGCGGGCGCGCAGGTGGTGGCCGTGGCCACCGTCGTCGACCGCGCCACCGGCGCCGAGAAGGTCATCGCCGACGCCGGATTGGAGTACCGCTTCCTGCTGGGTCTTGAGGATCTGGGCCTTGCCTGA